In a single window of the Cupriavidus sp. P-10 genome:
- a CDS encoding CaiB/BaiF CoA transferase family protein — translation MNQTSLVNGNGKTEGPLAGLRILDMATVLAAPLACTLCADMGADVVKLELPDGSDPLRGLAPVKDGLPLYWKVANRGKRGISLDVRQPQGRALFLRLLPEFDVLVENFRTGTLDRWGLDAQTLREANPRLIILRLTGFGQTGPYASRAGFARVFEAMSGFTNLAGEPGGPPLHMNYPAGDVVAGLFGAFAIATAAAERRRDPAAPGRDSGRDSGRDIDLSATEALFRLLEPLAVEYEQLGQVRQRAGNRATYTAPSNMYATADGHWVSMVASSNPIFRRLCAAIGQPALADDPRYATNPARVQHLDTLDDAIGAWFAAHDYHAVAAALEAQQIPFSKIFTIQDILEDPHFRAREAIVRLPDPDLGSVPAPCHVPRFSGYEPAVPRTGPSVGEHNEEIYAAAGLTRQEMQALRAAGVI, via the coding sequence ATGAACCAGACCTCGCTTGTGAACGGCAACGGCAAGACCGAGGGCCCCCTCGCCGGCCTGCGCATCCTCGACATGGCCACGGTGCTGGCCGCGCCACTGGCCTGCACGCTGTGCGCCGACATGGGCGCCGACGTGGTCAAGCTTGAACTGCCCGACGGCAGCGATCCGCTGCGCGGCCTGGCACCGGTCAAGGACGGCCTGCCGCTCTACTGGAAGGTGGCCAATCGCGGCAAGCGCGGCATCTCGCTCGACGTGCGGCAGCCACAGGGGCGCGCGCTGTTCCTCAGGCTGCTGCCCGAATTCGACGTGCTGGTCGAGAACTTCCGCACCGGCACGCTCGACCGCTGGGGCCTCGACGCGCAGACCTTGCGCGAAGCGAACCCGCGCCTGATCATCCTGCGCCTGACCGGCTTCGGCCAGACCGGCCCGTATGCGTCGCGCGCCGGCTTCGCGCGCGTGTTCGAAGCGATGAGCGGCTTCACCAACCTTGCCGGCGAACCGGGCGGTCCGCCGCTGCACATGAACTATCCGGCCGGCGACGTGGTGGCCGGCTTGTTTGGCGCATTCGCCATCGCCACCGCCGCGGCGGAGCGCAGGCGCGATCCCGCCGCCCCCGGCCGGGATAGCGGCCGGGATAGCGGCCGGGATATCGACCTCTCCGCCACCGAGGCGCTGTTCCGCCTGCTGGAGCCGCTCGCGGTGGAATACGAGCAGCTCGGCCAGGTGCGCCAGCGCGCGGGCAACCGGGCCACTTACACGGCGCCGTCCAACATGTATGCGACCGCCGACGGCCATTGGGTGTCGATGGTGGCGTCGTCCAACCCGATCTTCCGGCGCCTGTGCGCGGCCATCGGCCAGCCGGCACTGGCGGACGATCCGCGCTACGCCACCAATCCGGCGCGCGTGCAGCACCTCGACACGCTGGATGACGCGATCGGCGCCTGGTTCGCGGCGCACGATTACCATGCCGTCGCGGCGGCGCTGGAGGCGCAACAGATCCCGTTCAGCAAGATCTTCACCATCCAGGACATCCTGGAAGACCCGCACTTCCGCGCGCGCGAGGCCATCGTGCGCCTGCCTGATCCGGACCTGGGCTCGGTCCCCGCGCCGTGCCACGTGCCGCGCTTCTCCGGGTACGAGCCCGCCGTGCCCCGGACCGGGCCGTCAGTCGGCGAGCACAACGAAGAGATCTACGCCGCGGCCGGGCTGACCCGGCAGGAGATGCAGGCGTTGCGCGCGGCAGGGGTGATCTGA
- a CDS encoding Bug family tripartite tricarboxylate transporter substrate binding protein, whose translation MDRRAFGRTAFQTALMMAAPGLLPALARAGTGPGNFPERPLRAVVPYPAGGVVDVTLRAALDRMSLDLPQRVVVENKPGADGRIGVEFASRAPADGYTMLGVTPVLAVAQTLYPDSGIRVQNFRAIGSVAAVPSVFVVHNDVPVKTLKEFAAWAKARPGAVNVPVPGAGSSLHLAQELFFEATGVRVTNVGYKGQPPSVLDLGRGQLQFALVSQNLVLPLIQSKRVRPLAVNAARRTRSLPEVPTIAEAGYPDALVQSWYGLAVHARTAPAIVDYLGAALQAAMGSADVRNRLAALDAEILPLDARQFDQLLLAEATRWAALIKARDIKVDA comes from the coding sequence ATGGATCGCCGAGCATTCGGAAGGACTGCGTTCCAGACCGCCCTGATGATGGCCGCGCCCGGCCTCTTGCCAGCGCTGGCCCGCGCCGGCACCGGCCCGGGCAACTTCCCCGAGCGGCCGCTGCGCGCGGTGGTGCCCTACCCGGCCGGCGGCGTGGTCGATGTGACCCTGCGCGCCGCGCTTGACCGCATGTCGCTCGACCTGCCGCAGCGCGTGGTCGTGGAGAACAAGCCCGGTGCCGATGGCCGCATCGGCGTCGAGTTCGCCAGCCGCGCGCCGGCGGACGGCTACACGATGCTGGGCGTCACGCCGGTGCTGGCGGTGGCGCAGACGCTCTACCCGGACTCCGGCATTCGCGTGCAGAACTTCCGCGCCATCGGCTCGGTGGCCGCGGTGCCGTCGGTGTTCGTGGTGCATAACGACGTCCCGGTGAAGACGCTGAAGGAGTTCGCGGCCTGGGCCAAGGCGCGCCCCGGCGCCGTCAACGTGCCGGTGCCGGGCGCCGGCAGCTCGCTGCACCTGGCGCAGGAGCTGTTCTTCGAAGCCACCGGCGTGCGCGTGACCAACGTCGGCTACAAGGGCCAGCCGCCTTCGGTGCTGGACCTTGGGCGCGGACAGCTGCAGTTCGCGCTGGTGTCGCAGAACCTGGTGCTGCCGCTGATCCAGTCGAAACGCGTGCGGCCGCTCGCAGTCAATGCCGCGCGGCGCACGCGCTCGCTGCCGGAGGTCCCGACCATCGCCGAAGCGGGTTATCCCGACGCGCTGGTGCAGTCCTGGTACGGCCTGGCCGTCCACGCACGCACGGCGCCGGCCATCGTCGACTACCTTGGCGCCGCGCTGCAGGCGGCGATGGGCAGCGCCGACGTGCGCAACCGGCTGGCGGCGCTGGATGCGGAAATCCTCCCGCTCGACGCCAGGCAGTTCGACCAGTTGCTGCTGGCCGAGGCAACGCGCTGGGCGGCATTGATCAAGGCCCGCGACATCAAGGTGGACGCATGA
- a CDS encoding NAD(P)H-dependent flavin oxidoreductase yields the protein MMASTADQSLANALCRRLGIRYPVFGLAHSIEVAAAISNAGGLGVYAAARDGPNELAQKLRDLRALCPDVPVGVDLLLPTTLPGVSTPEDVSAAIPEGHRRFVDGLFERFAVPPATAGNFFSQYVRSQALFEEQVAAVAESEVEVFAAGVGTPADTIARVRRAGKTTMALVGAVKHARKAIAAGVDVLVAQGYDAGGHTGTIGTFTLVPQIIAAAEGRPVLAAGGIGEGSQIAAALAMGAQGAWLGTVWLGSAEHRLPAALTERLLAAGSEDTVITRAHSGKPCRVVRSAFSDAWAAADAPAPLDMPYQQALTGRLLAAVEEHGIAPLMYEAAGQSVAWVKEVEPVARIMDRLVRQTRQSLECLRPYLPPAGK from the coding sequence ATGATGGCAAGCACCGCCGACCAGAGCCTGGCCAACGCGCTGTGCCGCCGGCTGGGCATCCGCTACCCGGTGTTCGGGCTCGCGCACAGCATCGAAGTCGCCGCGGCCATTTCCAATGCCGGCGGGCTCGGCGTGTATGCCGCGGCACGCGACGGCCCCAACGAACTGGCGCAAAAGCTGCGCGACCTGCGCGCGCTGTGCCCCGACGTGCCGGTGGGCGTGGACCTGCTGCTGCCCACCACGCTGCCGGGCGTCTCCACCCCCGAGGACGTGAGCGCCGCGATTCCCGAAGGACATCGCCGCTTCGTCGACGGCCTGTTCGAGCGCTTTGCCGTACCGCCGGCCACGGCGGGCAACTTCTTCTCGCAGTACGTGCGTTCGCAGGCCTTGTTCGAGGAGCAGGTCGCGGCCGTGGCGGAGAGCGAGGTGGAGGTGTTCGCGGCGGGTGTCGGCACACCGGCCGACACCATCGCCAGGGTGCGCCGTGCCGGCAAGACCACCATGGCGCTGGTCGGCGCCGTCAAGCATGCGCGCAAGGCCATTGCGGCCGGCGTCGACGTGCTGGTCGCGCAGGGCTATGACGCCGGCGGGCATACCGGCACGATCGGCACCTTCACGCTGGTGCCGCAGATCATCGCGGCCGCCGAGGGGCGCCCGGTGCTTGCCGCCGGCGGCATCGGCGAAGGCAGCCAGATCGCCGCGGCGCTGGCAATGGGGGCGCAGGGCGCGTGGCTCGGCACCGTGTGGCTGGGCAGCGCCGAGCACCGGTTGCCGGCCGCGCTGACCGAGCGGCTGCTGGCCGCCGGCAGCGAAGACACGGTGATCACGCGCGCGCACAGCGGCAAGCCCTGCCGCGTGGTGCGCAGCGCCTTCTCCGATGCATGGGCGGCGGCCGACGCCCCGGCGCCTCTCGACATGCCTTACCAGCAGGCCCTGACCGGCCGGCTGCTGGCGGCAGTGGAAGAGCACGGGATCGCCCCGCTGATGTACGAGGCGGCGGGCCAGAGCGTGGCCTGGGTAAAGGAAGTCGAGCCCGTGGCGCGGATCATGGACCGGCTGGTGCGGCAGACGCGCCAGTCGCTCGAATGCCTGCGCCCTTACCTGCCGCCCGCAGGCAAATAG
- a CDS encoding acyl-CoA dehydrogenase family protein: MPLSAEHHPLAPLDAAENDMLARVQALVRDTIGPRANAVNRDDEFAWDTFRTLAESGVIATAFPTALGGTDASMLLRVRIIEEIARTCSTAASIVTGTDLSSRPIVAGGSAELCAQTVPLLANGSKQSAFALTEPGAGSDLARLRTVASRHPGGYRLSGVKKFITRANVADMFVAVASLADGPGGSKGLTAFLVPRDAEGLSVSPIIPKLGWHGVPIAEVRLDDVFVPVSHRLGEEGQGMALAQDTLVRARVGHAAIALGRMTGALQIAAQYAGHRQVSGKAVGEHQGIQWMLADMAARIEAARCLVYSSAQRYDRKDPETSIHASIAKMHSTDLCMRVVVDCAQLLGGNGYLNAYPIERFLRDAKMNQIGEGTSEVHKNLIGRHVMKTASAMPQHPCLDFEPNLFGAQ, translated from the coding sequence ATGCCCCTGTCCGCCGAACACCATCCGCTGGCGCCGCTCGATGCGGCGGAGAACGACATGCTGGCCCGTGTCCAGGCACTGGTCCGCGACACCATCGGGCCCAGGGCCAACGCGGTGAACCGCGACGACGAATTCGCGTGGGACACCTTCCGCACGCTGGCGGAAAGCGGCGTCATCGCCACGGCGTTTCCCACCGCGCTCGGCGGCACCGACGCCTCGATGCTGCTGCGCGTCAGGATCATCGAAGAGATTGCGCGGACGTGCAGCACGGCGGCATCGATCGTCACCGGCACCGACCTGTCGTCGCGCCCGATCGTCGCCGGCGGTTCCGCGGAGCTTTGCGCGCAGACGGTGCCGCTGCTGGCCAACGGCAGCAAGCAGTCAGCCTTCGCGCTGACCGAGCCTGGCGCGGGATCGGACCTCGCGCGGCTGCGCACCGTCGCCAGCCGGCACCCCGGCGGTTATCGACTGTCCGGCGTGAAGAAGTTCATCACCCGCGCCAACGTGGCTGACATGTTTGTCGCGGTGGCCTCGCTTGCCGATGGCCCCGGCGGCAGCAAGGGGCTGACGGCGTTCCTGGTGCCGCGCGATGCGGAAGGGCTGAGCGTCTCGCCGATCATTCCCAAGCTCGGCTGGCATGGCGTGCCGATCGCCGAGGTCCGCCTCGACGATGTGTTCGTGCCGGTCTCGCATCGCCTCGGCGAAGAGGGACAGGGCATGGCGCTGGCGCAGGACACGCTGGTGCGCGCGCGCGTCGGCCATGCCGCGATCGCGCTGGGGCGGATGACCGGTGCGCTGCAGATTGCCGCGCAATACGCGGGGCACCGGCAGGTGTCGGGCAAGGCGGTGGGCGAGCACCAGGGCATCCAGTGGATGCTGGCCGACATGGCCGCGCGCATCGAGGCCGCGCGCTGCCTGGTCTACAGTTCGGCGCAGCGCTACGACCGCAAGGACCCCGAGACCTCGATCCACGCCTCGATCGCCAAGATGCACAGCACCGACCTGTGCATGCGCGTGGTGGTGGACTGCGCGCAGTTGCTGGGCGGCAACGGCTACCTGAATGCGTATCCGATCGAGCGCTTCCTGCGTGACGCCAAGATGAACCAGATCGGCGAAGGCACCAGCGAGGTCCACAAGAACCTGATCGGCCGGCACGTGATGAAAACGGCGTCGGCGATGCCGCAACACCCCTGCCTCGATTTCGAGCCAAACCTGTTCGGAGCGCAATGA
- a CDS encoding LysR family transcriptional regulator — protein sequence MHADAGHDLTLKALTTFVAVARTGSVSGAAAQLGLAQSAISRQVAELEKMFGGPLFYRTGRGVRPTTLAAQVLADAEPLLDGARQLVESARGRAGNVSGMVTLGLVPAVAPLLSSRLYAAVQERLPAVKLRIVEGYSGEMETQLTQGSIDLAVLNRYRAEGRNSYRRLLDTPLMLVGRRETHQAHWRAAGGRPASMLLRQLGGVPLVLPVPPNAIRNLLEEAAAAHRIAFNICMEASSSVVIKRILSDHAAFSVLPYHAVAAELERGEYDAVPLADRAMRQSVVLATSSQRPFTAAARQVAQMIPKLAEALIGEGKWRR from the coding sequence ATGCATGCGGATGCGGGACACGACCTGACGCTCAAGGCGTTGACCACCTTCGTCGCCGTGGCGCGCACGGGCAGCGTTTCGGGCGCCGCGGCGCAGCTTGGCCTGGCACAGTCGGCGATCAGCCGGCAGGTCGCCGAGCTGGAGAAGATGTTTGGCGGCCCGCTGTTCTACCGCACGGGGCGCGGCGTGCGCCCGACGACGCTGGCCGCGCAGGTGCTGGCCGATGCCGAGCCGCTGCTGGACGGCGCCAGGCAGCTGGTCGAGTCGGCGCGCGGCCGTGCCGGCAACGTCAGCGGCATGGTCACGCTGGGGCTGGTGCCGGCGGTGGCGCCGCTGCTGTCGAGCCGGCTCTACGCCGCCGTGCAGGAGCGGCTGCCCGCGGTGAAGCTGCGCATCGTGGAGGGCTACAGCGGCGAGATGGAGACGCAGTTGACCCAGGGCAGCATCGATCTCGCCGTGCTGAACCGCTATCGTGCCGAAGGCCGGAACAGCTACCGCCGGCTGCTCGATACGCCGCTGATGCTGGTCGGGCGGCGCGAGACCCACCAGGCGCACTGGCGCGCCGCGGGCGGCAGGCCCGCTTCGATGTTGCTGCGCCAGCTCGGCGGCGTGCCGCTGGTGCTGCCGGTGCCGCCCAACGCCATCCGCAACCTGCTGGAAGAGGCTGCCGCCGCGCACCGCATCGCGTTCAACATCTGCATGGAGGCCAGTTCATCGGTGGTCATCAAGCGGATCCTGTCCGACCATGCGGCGTTTTCCGTGCTGCCATACCACGCGGTGGCGGCCGAGCTGGAGCGCGGGGAGTACGACGCCGTGCCGTTGGCGGACCGCGCCATGCGGCAGAGCGTGGTGCTGGCGACAAGCAGCCAGCGTCCCTTTACCGCCGCGGCGCGGCAGGTGGCGCAGATGATCCCCAAACTTGCCGAGGCGCTGATCGGCGAAGGGAAGTGGCGGCGGTGA
- a CDS encoding MFS transporter yields MQPLAPASAIASAPLQDAGSLAALYRKITWRLLPFLFAAYVLNTIDRINISFAKLRMASDLGLSDAAYGIGAAAFFAGYILFEVPSNLYMQKTGARRTITRILLLWGLATVATSQVNSPEALYVARFLLGVAEAGFFPGVILYLTYWFPAQRRGRITSLFLMSGTFAGMISGPLAAAIMLHLDGWLGLRDWQALFVVEGLPAMLLGLVAWRYLDDSPAQAAWLTPAEKAMLASDLGKEGHARQHGGIRALLRDPRIYVIGLTFLSIYACTNTIAYWMPTLIQGFGEAHMARIGWISTLPYVLGLLTMYLLARSSDRRLERRWHVAGCLLVAAASFLLMGVLRGELMPAVACMTVGSAACLAALPVFWTIPPAYLGGNQAPAGIALVSSLGGVAALLSPIAVGAIKTRTGDLYLAFDLLAALLAVGAVALLLALPGRLLERADSGDRR; encoded by the coding sequence GTGCAACCACTCGCCCCCGCCTCGGCCATTGCTTCGGCACCACTGCAGGATGCCGGCTCGCTTGCCGCCCTCTACCGCAAGATCACGTGGCGGCTGCTGCCGTTCCTGTTCGCGGCCTATGTGCTGAACACGATCGACCGCATCAACATCTCGTTCGCCAAGTTGCGCATGGCCAGCGACCTGGGTCTCTCGGATGCGGCCTACGGCATCGGCGCGGCGGCCTTTTTCGCCGGGTACATCCTGTTCGAGGTGCCCAGCAACCTCTATATGCAGAAGACCGGCGCGCGCCGGACCATCACGCGCATCCTGCTGCTGTGGGGCCTCGCAACCGTCGCCACCAGCCAGGTCAATTCGCCCGAGGCGCTCTACGTCGCGCGCTTCCTGCTGGGCGTGGCCGAGGCCGGCTTCTTCCCGGGCGTCATCCTGTACCTGACCTACTGGTTCCCGGCGCAGCGCCGCGGACGGATCACGTCGCTGTTCCTGATGTCGGGCACCTTCGCCGGCATGATCAGCGGCCCGCTGGCGGCGGCGATCATGCTGCACCTGGACGGGTGGCTGGGGCTGCGCGACTGGCAGGCGCTGTTCGTGGTGGAAGGCCTTCCCGCAATGCTGCTGGGCCTGGTTGCCTGGCGCTACCTCGACGACAGTCCGGCGCAGGCAGCGTGGCTCACGCCGGCGGAGAAGGCCATGCTCGCGAGCGACCTCGGCAAGGAAGGCCACGCGCGCCAGCACGGCGGCATCCGGGCGCTGCTCAGGGATCCACGCATCTATGTCATCGGCCTGACCTTCCTGTCCATCTATGCCTGCACCAACACCATCGCCTACTGGATGCCGACGCTGATCCAGGGCTTCGGTGAAGCGCACATGGCACGCATCGGCTGGATCTCCACCCTGCCCTATGTACTCGGCCTGTTGACGATGTACCTGCTCGCGCGCAGTTCGGACCGCCGCCTGGAACGGCGCTGGCATGTGGCGGGCTGCCTGCTGGTGGCGGCCGCCAGCTTCCTGCTGATGGGCGTCCTGCGCGGCGAACTGATGCCGGCGGTGGCGTGCATGACGGTCGGCTCCGCCGCGTGCCTGGCCGCGCTGCCGGTGTTCTGGACGATTCCGCCGGCCTACCTGGGCGGCAACCAGGCCCCCGCCGGCATCGCGCTGGTCAGCAGCCTGGGCGGCGTGGCGGCCTTGCTCAGCCCGATCGCGGTGGGTGCGATCAAGACCCGCACCGGCGACCTGTACCTGGCCTTCGACCTGCTTGCCGCGCTGCTGGCGGTGGGTGCCGTGGCCTTGCTGCTGGCGCTGCCGGGGCGGTTGCTGGAGCGCGCGGACAGCGGGGATCGCCGCTGA
- a CDS encoding carboxymuconolactone decarboxylase family protein — translation MQHNLFPHYKALRDTGALGSELDPLTEWDPKWIASWVALARDAQAEGVLDPKLVALIRLNIDVTATHLYKPGVSRHVREAIRLGATRAEILEVFKLASVVGIHACAVGVPALAEELARAGISDEPAVASVTPGATPVCDAVRANGMFNPLWETLYRWDPQYLEKFLAMGFGLWQDNILPPLWIEFLCIAGDAAITHMYGHGTQRHIEAALRLGATRAQILAVLKIVSLQGIETCELAVPMLDRAMRETAA, via the coding sequence ATGCAACACAACCTCTTTCCCCACTACAAGGCGCTGCGCGACACCGGTGCGCTCGGCAGCGAGCTCGATCCGCTGACCGAATGGGATCCCAAGTGGATTGCCAGCTGGGTCGCGCTGGCCCGCGATGCGCAGGCCGAAGGCGTACTTGACCCCAAGCTGGTGGCGCTGATCCGCCTGAATATCGACGTCACCGCCACGCACCTGTACAAGCCGGGCGTGTCGCGCCACGTGCGCGAAGCCATCCGGCTGGGCGCCACGCGTGCCGAGATCCTGGAAGTCTTCAAGCTCGCCAGCGTGGTCGGCATCCATGCCTGCGCGGTCGGCGTGCCGGCACTGGCCGAGGAACTGGCGCGTGCCGGCATCTCCGATGAACCCGCTGTTGCGTCAGTCACGCCCGGCGCCACGCCCGTGTGCGACGCGGTGCGCGCCAACGGCATGTTCAATCCGCTGTGGGAAACGCTGTACCGCTGGGATCCGCAGTACCTGGAGAAATTCCTGGCGATGGGCTTCGGCCTGTGGCAGGACAACATCCTGCCGCCGCTGTGGATCGAGTTCCTCTGCATCGCCGGCGATGCGGCAATCACCCACATGTACGGCCACGGCACCCAGCGGCATATCGAAGCCGCGCTGCGCCTCGGCGCCACGCGCGCGCAGATCCTGGCCGTGCTGAAGATCGTCAGCCTGCAAGGCATCGAGACCTGCGAACTCGCGGTGCCGATGCTGGACCGCGCCATGCGGGAAACCGCAGCCTGA
- a CDS encoding SDR family NAD(P)-dependent oxidoreductase encodes MKLTNKIAVVTGVGPGLGQGIAVALARAGADLVICDINPASLAAAREAVLAEGRRCLSVVCDVSSSQQVADMFAQARETFGTVHILVNNAALTPNRPVDTERRNKLYAYLQTPVPRASLGFTSEITDEEWLRYWGVNVHGTFYCTREALRLMQPQRYGRIVNIASIAGISSRSAHSPHYSATKGAVVAFTRSVALEVAGANICVNAMAPGGVATPAFNEYLEKIGEDGRNRLWQSCPAGRFGTVEEYAATVLHLASDEHYLVGQVISPNGGSAI; translated from the coding sequence ATGAAACTGACCAACAAGATCGCCGTGGTGACCGGCGTCGGCCCCGGCCTGGGCCAGGGCATCGCCGTGGCGCTGGCGCGCGCAGGCGCCGACCTGGTGATCTGCGACATCAACCCGGCATCGCTGGCCGCGGCGCGCGAAGCGGTGCTGGCCGAAGGCCGCCGCTGCCTTTCCGTCGTCTGCGACGTATCGTCGAGCCAGCAAGTGGCCGACATGTTCGCGCAGGCGCGCGAGACCTTCGGCACGGTGCATATCCTCGTCAACAACGCCGCGCTGACCCCGAACCGACCGGTGGACACCGAGCGCCGCAACAAGCTTTACGCGTACCTGCAGACACCGGTGCCGCGCGCGTCGCTGGGCTTTACCAGCGAGATCACCGACGAGGAATGGCTGCGCTACTGGGGCGTGAACGTACACGGCACGTTCTACTGCACGCGCGAGGCGCTGCGGCTGATGCAGCCGCAACGCTACGGCCGCATCGTCAATATCGCCTCGATTGCCGGGATCTCGTCCCGCAGCGCGCACAGCCCGCACTACAGCGCCACCAAGGGCGCGGTGGTTGCCTTCACCCGCTCCGTGGCGCTGGAAGTGGCCGGCGCCAATATCTGCGTCAACGCCATGGCGCCCGGTGGGGTCGCGACGCCGGCCTTCAATGAATACCTGGAAAAGATCGGCGAAGACGGCCGCAACCGGCTCTGGCAAAGCTGCCCGGCGGGCCGCTTCGGCACCGTGGAGGAATACGCCGCCACCGTGCTGCACCTCGCCAGCGACGAACACTACCTGGTCGGCCAGGTCATCAGCCCCAACGGCGGCTCGGCCATCTGA
- a CDS encoding 3-keto-5-aminohexanoate cleavage protein, which translates to MHFLDDSLLPENQEKLVIQVAPYGPQWLPSDSDDIPVSMDAQIQKAVDCYNAGATVLHVHVRESDGKGSKRISMFNEMLARLREAVPDMVLQVGGSISFAPEGEGKAAEWLDYDTRHMLAALDPKPDQVTIAINTSQMNICEMLTADDVQGTILEKPEYFNAYSEMVVDSKPSFFIEHLERLARAGIQPHFMLGHVAQLETVERLIRKGLYRGPLILNYVAIGGGAAGLHPADMIEFARRTPDGAVLTIESAMRAVLPMNAMAIALGLHVRVGIEDNLWGRKGERMTSVQQIEQTVRLARELGRDVANGKEARRIYKIDEWYDSADETIRQLGMAPNRKPGQRGFPVPGSV; encoded by the coding sequence ATGCATTTTCTCGACGACAGCCTGCTTCCCGAAAACCAGGAAAAACTGGTGATCCAGGTCGCTCCCTACGGCCCGCAGTGGCTGCCCTCCGACTCGGACGACATCCCGGTCAGCATGGATGCGCAGATCCAGAAGGCGGTCGATTGCTACAACGCCGGCGCCACGGTGCTGCACGTGCATGTGCGCGAGTCGGACGGCAAGGGCTCCAAGCGCATCTCGATGTTCAACGAGATGCTGGCGCGCCTGCGTGAAGCCGTGCCCGACATGGTGCTGCAGGTCGGCGGCTCGATCTCGTTCGCGCCCGAAGGCGAAGGCAAGGCCGCCGAGTGGCTGGACTATGACACGCGCCACATGCTGGCCGCACTCGATCCGAAGCCTGACCAGGTCACGATCGCGATCAACACCAGCCAGATGAATATCTGCGAGATGCTGACCGCCGACGACGTGCAGGGCACCATCCTCGAGAAGCCCGAATACTTCAACGCGTACAGCGAAATGGTGGTCGACTCCAAGCCGTCGTTCTTCATCGAGCACCTGGAGCGCCTGGCCAGGGCCGGCATCCAGCCGCACTTCATGCTCGGCCACGTGGCGCAACTGGAGACGGTGGAGCGCCTGATCCGCAAGGGCCTGTACCGCGGCCCGCTGATCCTGAACTACGTCGCCATCGGCGGCGGCGCGGCGGGCCTGCACCCGGCCGACATGATCGAATTCGCGCGCCGCACGCCGGACGGCGCGGTGCTGACGATCGAAAGCGCGATGCGCGCGGTGCTGCCGATGAACGCGATGGCGATTGCGCTGGGCCTGCATGTGCGCGTGGGCATCGAAGACAACCTGTGGGGCCGCAAGGGCGAGCGCATGACCTCCGTGCAGCAGATCGAGCAGACCGTGCGCCTGGCGCGCGAGCTTGGCCGCGATGTGGCCAACGGCAAGGAAGCGCGCCGCATCTACAAGATCGACGAGTGGTACGACAGCGCCGACGAGACCATCCGCCAGCTCGGCATGGCACCGAACCGCAAGCCGGGCCAACGCGGTTTCCCGGTACCCGGCAGCGTCTGA
- a CDS encoding Bug family tripartite tricarboxylate transporter substrate binding protein, whose amino-acid sequence MKSSPTCRGKRAWHLAVLTATALAAAPVLAQGTWPSRPIRMVVPSPGGSGPDVLARVFAEQISQALKQPVVVDNKPGANGQLSVDAVVRAQPDGYTVLLASASATVMNQAIQPKLPFNIVDDLVPVAQIGSGGVLLVVTPDFPARDMKSFVATVKAQPGKYDYGSWGIGSGGHLAMAQLHTLAGIDLTHVPYKGVPPILTDLQGGVLKIAFVDITTSVPLVKSGKIRPLGITGKHRAPAFPDVPTMAEQGFPMTNEGWYGLFVPKGTSREIVATLNREINKALRSPALGTRFQQLNMMTDPPLTTPDEFARTVRNDYATWANVVRINGIKPE is encoded by the coding sequence ATGAAATCAAGCCCGACATGCCGCGGCAAGCGCGCATGGCATCTCGCAGTACTGACCGCCACCGCACTGGCAGCCGCCCCCGTCCTCGCGCAGGGCACATGGCCGTCACGCCCTATCCGCATGGTCGTGCCGAGCCCGGGCGGCAGCGGCCCCGACGTGCTGGCGCGCGTGTTCGCCGAACAGATCTCGCAAGCACTGAAGCAGCCCGTGGTGGTCGACAACAAGCCCGGCGCCAACGGCCAGCTGTCGGTCGATGCCGTCGTGCGCGCGCAGCCGGACGGCTATACCGTGCTGCTGGCGAGTGCCTCGGCTACCGTGATGAACCAGGCGATCCAGCCGAAGCTGCCGTTCAACATCGTCGATGACCTGGTGCCGGTCGCGCAGATCGGCTCGGGCGGCGTGCTGCTGGTGGTCACGCCGGACTTTCCGGCCAGGGACATGAAGTCCTTCGTGGCAACGGTCAAGGCGCAGCCCGGCAAGTATGACTACGGCAGCTGGGGGATCGGCTCGGGCGGGCACCTTGCCATGGCGCAGCTGCACACGCTGGCGGGCATCGATCTGACCCATGTGCCCTACAAGGGCGTGCCGCCGATCCTGACCGACCTGCAGGGCGGCGTGCTGAAGATCGCCTTTGTCGATATCACCACCTCGGTGCCGCTGGTGAAGAGCGGCAAGATCCGCCCGCTGGGCATCACGGGCAAGCACCGCGCGCCGGCGTTCCCCGATGTGCCGACCATGGCCGAGCAAGGCTTCCCGATGACCAACGAGGGCTGGTACGGGCTGTTCGTGCCTAAAGGGACGTCGCGCGAGATCGTCGCGACGCTGAACCGGGAGATCAACAAGGCGCTGCGCTCGCCGGCGCTGGGCACGCGCTTCCAGCAGCTCAACATGATGACCGATCCGCCGCTGACCACGCCGGACGAGTTCGCGCGCACGGTGCGCAACGACTATGCCACGTGGGCCAACGTGGTCAGGATCAACGGCATCAAGCCGGAATAG